A genome region from Musa acuminata AAA Group cultivar baxijiao chromosome BXJ3-5, Cavendish_Baxijiao_AAA, whole genome shotgun sequence includes the following:
- the LOC103973654 gene encoding benzyl alcohol O-benzoyltransferase, translating to MAAPSPPTFTVRRQEPVLVPPSEPTPHEFKRLSDIDDQDGLRTHIPVIQFYRNSVPSISTTGTRGGHRDPAKVIREALRRALVSYYPLAGRLREVPGRKLVVECTGEGVLFVEADADISLEQFGEALHPPLPFLGELLHDVPGSGGILHCPLVLMQVTRLLCGGFVVALRLNHTMADGAGLGQFMNAVGELARGAAAPSVSPVWARELLEARIPPRITCVHREYDPVPPSDARGPATTVVPLDDMVHRSFFFGRADVAALRRCVPPHLRDRSTFDILTACLWRCRTIAISPGDEEEVRVLFIVNARAKRFAGLGLPAGYYGNAIAYATAISTAGELCARPVGYALELVKEAKSMVTEEYMRSVVDLMVLRGRPHYKVRGSYLVSDATRSGLELVDYGWGKPLYGGPAWGRVASFHFRFRNSKGEEGVVVPHYLPRTTMDKFAMELQKLIEEAPPTMRSSL from the coding sequence ATGGCGGCGCCCTCACCACCCACCTTCACCGTCCGCCGGCAGGAGCCCGTTCTAGTGCCCCCCTCCGAGCCCACCCCTCACGAATTCAAGCGCCTTTCCGACATCGACGACCAAGACGGTCTGCGTACCCACATCCCCGTGATCCAGTTCTACCGCAACAGCGTCCCCTCCATCTCGACGACGGGAACCCGAGGAGGACATCGCGACCCCGCTAAGGTGATCCGCGAGGCCCTCAGGCGAGCACTCGTCTCCTACTACCCCTTGGCAGGACGGCTCCGGGAAGTCCCCGGAAGGAAGCTGGTGGTGGAGTGCACCGGCGAGGGGGTCTTGTTTGTCGAGGCCGACGCCGACATCAGCCTCGAGCAGTTCGGAGAGGCGCTGCACCCCCCGCTCCCTTTCTTGGGCGAGCTCCTCCACGACGTCCCTGGTTCGGGTGGCATCCTCCATTGCCCCTTGGTGCTGATGCAGGTTACCCGATTGCTCTGCGGTGGCTTCGTCGTGGCGCTCCGCTTGAACCACACCATGGCCGACGGCGCCGGCCTGGGCCAGTTCATGAACGCCGTCGGCGAGCTGGCTCGCGGCGCGGCCGCCCCGTCCGTATCCCCTGTGTGGGCGCGCGAGCTCCTGGAGGCGCGCATTCCTCCTCGCATCACCTGCGTCCACCGTGAGTACGACCCTGTGCCGCCGTCCGACGCGAGGGGCCCCGCCACCACCGTCGTCCCGCTTGACGACATGGTGCACCGCTCCTTCTTCTTCGGCAGAGCGGATGTCGCCGCGTTGAGGAGGTGCGTGCCTCCCCACCTCCGCGACAGATCCACCTTCGATATCCTGACCGCGTGCCTATGGAGGTGCCGCACGATCGCCATCAGCCCCGGCGACGAAGAGGAGGTCCGCGTCCTCTTCATCGTGAACGCGCGTGCGAAGCGCTTCGCCGGCCTGGGCCTGCCGGCCGGGTACTACGGGAACGCGATCGCCTACGCGACAGCGATCTCCACCGCCGGCGAGCTGTGCGCGAGGCCCGTGGGCTACGCCCTGGAGCTGGTGAAGGAGGCCAAGTCGATGGTGACGGAAGAGTACATGCGATCGGTGGTGGACCTGATGGTGCTGCGTGGACGGCCGCACTACAAGGTGCGGGGGTCGTACCTGGTGTCGGACGCGACGCGCTCCGGGCTGGAGCTGGTGGATTACGGGTGGGGGAAGCCGTTGTACGGCGGGCCGGCATGGGGCCGAGTGGCGAGTTTCCACTTCCGTTTCAGGAACAGCAAGGGGGAGGAAGGGGTGGTGGTTCCCCATTACCTACCCCGCACGACCATGGACAAGTTCGCCATGGAACTGCAGAAACTAATCGAGGAAGCTCCTCCGACGATGAGGAGTTCACTGTAG